The proteins below come from a single Crossiella sp. CA-258035 genomic window:
- the pcrA gene encoding DNA helicase PcrA: MDALFELHEPPAPRRPAPAAPAELLHGLNPRQREAVEHSGSPLLVVAGAGSGKTKVLTSRIAYLLAARGVHPGEIMAITFTNKAAAEMKERVSALVGPRARAMWVSTFHSMCVRVMRREAKSAGLSSNFSIYDSDDSRRLITLVARDLDLDPKRYPARTLAIHISNLKNELLTPEDGAERAANDLERRVAEVYGEYQRRLNQANALDFDDLIMRTVELLQNFPAIAEYYRRRFRHVLVDEYQDTNHAQYVLVRELVGTGEGGIPPAELCVVGDADQSIYAFRGATIRNIEEFERDYPQARTILLEQNYRSTQTILSAANAVIARNQGRRDKRLWTDSGDGEQIVGYVADNEHDEAAFVANEIDRLVDSAEAVNGDIAVFYRTNNSSRVFEEVFIRLGLPYRVVGGVRFYERREVRDALAYLRVLDNPEDTVSLRRILNVPKRGIGDRAEAVLAAHAERERISFAAALREAAADRIPLLNPRSQRAIAGFTDLITELRGLVEVGQDVAEVLDTLLDKTGYRGELEASDDPQDASRLDNLTELVTVAREFVQLQVATPEDGEDAAPLPEDEGLPAQDSLAAFLERVSLVADSDQLPDEGDGVVTLMTLHTAKGLEFPVVFCTGWEDGMFPHQRALGDPAELAEERRLAYVGITRARERLYVSRALMRSAWGQPMMNPASRFLDEIPANLLDWRRVEPERAGPAAATTWGRRGFDRAASSEVSNSPFARRAALNKGWQNTPSLTLDVGDRVSHDKYGLGTVIETNGTGPQATATIDFGTSGKVRLMLIGGVPMVKL; the protein is encoded by the coding sequence ATGGACGCCTTGTTCGAACTCCACGAGCCCCCCGCCCCGCGCCGCCCGGCCCCGGCCGCGCCTGCCGAGTTGCTGCACGGGCTCAACCCACGACAGCGCGAGGCCGTCGAGCACAGCGGGTCGCCGCTGCTGGTGGTGGCCGGCGCCGGTTCGGGCAAGACGAAGGTGCTGACCAGCCGGATCGCCTACCTGCTGGCCGCGCGCGGGGTGCACCCCGGCGAGATCATGGCGATCACCTTCACCAACAAGGCTGCCGCGGAGATGAAGGAGCGGGTCAGCGCGCTGGTCGGTCCGCGCGCGCGGGCGATGTGGGTGTCCACCTTCCACTCCATGTGCGTGCGGGTGATGCGCCGCGAGGCGAAGTCGGCCGGGCTGAGCTCGAACTTCTCCATCTACGACAGCGACGACTCGCGCAGGCTGATCACGCTGGTGGCGCGGGACCTCGACCTGGACCCCAAGCGCTACCCGGCGCGCACCCTGGCGATCCACATCTCCAACCTGAAGAACGAGCTGCTCACCCCGGAGGACGGCGCCGAGCGCGCGGCCAACGACCTGGAGCGCCGGGTCGCTGAGGTCTACGGCGAGTACCAGCGGCGGCTGAACCAGGCCAACGCGCTGGACTTCGACGACCTGATCATGCGCACGGTCGAGCTGCTGCAGAACTTCCCGGCCATCGCCGAGTACTACCGGCGGCGGTTCCGGCACGTGCTGGTCGATGAGTACCAGGACACCAACCACGCGCAGTACGTGCTGGTCAGGGAGCTGGTCGGTACCGGAGAGGGCGGCATCCCGCCGGCTGAGCTGTGCGTGGTGGGCGATGCGGACCAGTCCATCTACGCCTTCCGCGGCGCGACCATCCGCAACATTGAGGAGTTCGAGCGGGACTACCCGCAGGCGCGCACCATCCTGCTGGAGCAGAACTACCGCTCCACCCAGACCATCCTGTCCGCGGCCAACGCGGTCATCGCGCGCAACCAGGGCCGCCGGGACAAGCGGCTGTGGACCGACTCCGGCGACGGTGAGCAGATCGTCGGCTACGTCGCCGACAACGAGCACGACGAGGCCGCGTTCGTGGCCAACGAGATCGACCGGCTGGTCGACTCGGCCGAGGCGGTCAACGGCGACATCGCGGTCTTCTACCGCACCAACAACTCCAGCCGCGTGTTCGAAGAGGTCTTCATCCGGCTCGGCCTGCCCTACCGGGTGGTCGGCGGCGTCCGGTTCTACGAGCGGCGCGAGGTCAGGGACGCGCTGGCCTACCTGCGGGTGCTGGACAACCCGGAGGACACGGTCAGCCTGCGCCGCATCCTCAACGTGCCCAAGCGCGGCATCGGCGACCGGGCCGAGGCCGTGCTCGCCGCACACGCCGAACGCGAGCGGATCTCCTTCGCCGCCGCGCTGCGCGAGGCCGCCGCGGACCGGATCCCGCTGCTCAACCCGAGGTCCCAGCGCGCCATCGCCGGGTTCACGGACCTGATCACCGAGCTGCGCGGCCTGGTCGAGGTCGGCCAGGACGTGGCCGAGGTGCTGGACACCCTGCTGGACAAGACCGGCTACCGCGGCGAGCTGGAGGCCAGCGACGACCCGCAGGACGCCTCCCGCCTGGACAACCTCACCGAGCTGGTGACGGTGGCCCGCGAGTTCGTCCAGCTCCAGGTCGCCACACCGGAAGACGGCGAGGACGCCGCCCCCCTGCCGGAGGACGAGGGCCTGCCCGCCCAGGACTCCCTGGCGGCCTTCCTGGAGCGCGTCTCCCTGGTCGCCGACTCCGACCAGCTCCCGGACGAGGGCGACGGCGTGGTCACCCTGATGACCCTGCACACCGCCAAGGGCCTGGAGTTCCCGGTGGTCTTCTGCACCGGCTGGGAAGACGGCATGTTCCCGCACCAGCGCGCCCTCGGCGACCCGGCCGAGCTGGCCGAGGAACGCCGCCTGGCCTACGTCGGCATCACCAGGGCCAGGGAACGCCTCTACGTCTCCCGCGCCCTGATGCGCTCGGCCTGGGGCCAGCCGATGATGAACCCGGCCTCCCGCTTCCTGGACGAGATCCCGGCCAACCTGCTCGACTGGCGCCGCGTGGAACCAGAACGCGCGGGCCCAGCCGCGGCCACCACCTGGGGCCGCCGCGGCTTCGACCGCGCCGCCAGCAGCGAGGTCAGCAACTCCCCGTTCGCCCGCCGCGCCGCGCTCAACAAGGGCTGGCAGAACACCCCGTCCCTGACCCTGGACGTCGGCGACCGGGTGAGCCACGACAAGTACGGCCTGGGCACCGTGATCGAGACCAACGGCACCGGCCCCCAGGCCACCGCCACCATCGACTTCGGCACCTCGGGCAAGGTCCGCCTGATGCTCATCGGCGGCGTCCCCATGGTGAAGCTCTAA
- a CDS encoding DedA family protein, with product MNLMPDLAGLGPVTILLIITALCVVEATLLVGSLVPGELVVIAGAVALGPEYFPLVAVAAGLGSLIGQTGGYLLGRGTGGKIRYSWAGRKLGEHRWARTEALVRSAGPSMMIAVRFVAVGHTLAPILAGAMKVPPRRFFFLGAVSSIGWSSVWALLGLFASSLGQAMDSQLMALALGVAGMVVAGILLTRAANRALPVEVSGRG from the coding sequence ATGAACCTGATGCCGGACCTCGCGGGGCTTGGACCGGTCACGATTCTGCTGATCATCACCGCGCTGTGCGTGGTGGAGGCGACGCTGCTGGTGGGCTCGCTGGTGCCCGGCGAACTGGTGGTCATCGCGGGCGCGGTGGCGCTGGGGCCGGAGTACTTCCCGCTGGTGGCCGTCGCCGCGGGCCTCGGCTCGCTGATCGGCCAGACCGGCGGCTACCTGCTGGGTCGCGGCACCGGCGGCAAGATCCGGTACAGCTGGGCGGGCCGCAAGCTCGGCGAGCACCGCTGGGCGCGGACCGAGGCGCTGGTGCGGTCGGCCGGTCCGAGCATGATGATCGCGGTCCGGTTCGTCGCGGTCGGGCACACCCTGGCGCCGATCCTGGCCGGGGCGATGAAGGTGCCGCCGCGCCGGTTCTTCTTCCTCGGCGCGGTCAGCTCGATCGGCTGGTCCAGCGTGTGGGCGCTGCTCGGGCTGTTCGCCAGCAGCCTCGGCCAGGCCATGGACAGCCAGCTGATGGCCCTGGCGCTGGGCGTCGCCGGCATGGTGGTGGCCGGGATCCTGCTCACCAGGGCCGCCAACCGGGCCCTGCCGGTGGAGGTCAGTGGTCGTGGCTAG
- a CDS encoding chorismate mutase, whose product MCCGDRDSRVSPPEQMRIAMNAALDSDAQSTSTETDIDSLREEIDHLDSEILRLIQRRTEVSQTIGAARMAAGGPKIVYSREMAVLARFRELGPEGKELAMILLRLGRGRLGR is encoded by the coding sequence TTGTGCTGCGGGGACCGGGACAGCCGGGTCAGTCCACCCGAGCAGATGAGGATCGCCATGAACGCCGCGCTCGACAGCGACGCACAGTCCACCAGCACCGAGACCGACATCGACTCCCTGCGCGAGGAGATCGACCACCTCGACTCGGAGATCCTCCGGTTGATACAGCGCCGCACCGAGGTCTCCCAGACCATCGGCGCCGCGCGGATGGCCGCGGGCGGTCCGAAGATCGTCTACAGCCGGGAGATGGCGGTGCTGGCGCGCTTCCGCGAGCTCGGCCCCGAGGGCAAGGAGCTGGCCATGATCCTGCTCCGCCTGGGCCGCGGCCGGCTGGGTCGCTAG
- a CDS encoding histone deacetylase yields MIDVYWHPDCLAHDTGAGLWELPGHWDWLDEPEPHPENAARLRTFQHALRHGPIKDSLRWHQGRHASPAELAAVHTPAYLAELQAACTTGELVAIEENTVVGPGSWDAVRAAAGTAVEATASVLSGQSNTAYALVRPPGHHAQPTQADGYCLVNNVAVAAAHALHAGVERVAILDWDVHHGNGTQEIFYDDPRVLTISVHMRHGRWGKAHPQTGAPDETGTGHNVNIELSLGAGDEAYRRAFTEIAEPVLRQFRPQLLLGASGFDGSTFDPNGRHNLTAAGYRWIGGRVAALAEELTGHGPVLTQEGGYLRGYSALCLHALIEGLLGHTEELLADPLAYLPDDSARNPDRTTADLDLVRSALRPFWQL; encoded by the coding sequence GTGATCGACGTCTACTGGCACCCCGACTGCCTGGCGCACGACACCGGCGCCGGCCTGTGGGAGCTGCCCGGCCACTGGGACTGGCTGGACGAGCCCGAACCCCACCCGGAGAACGCGGCCCGCCTGCGCACCTTCCAGCACGCCCTGCGACACGGCCCGATCAAGGACTCCCTGCGCTGGCACCAGGGCAGGCACGCCAGCCCCGCCGAGTTGGCCGCGGTGCACACCCCCGCCTACCTGGCCGAGCTCCAGGCCGCCTGCACCACCGGCGAACTGGTCGCGATCGAGGAGAACACGGTCGTCGGCCCCGGTTCCTGGGACGCGGTCCGCGCCGCCGCGGGCACCGCCGTCGAGGCCACCGCGTCCGTCCTGTCCGGACAGTCGAACACCGCCTACGCGCTCGTCCGCCCACCCGGCCACCACGCCCAGCCCACCCAGGCCGACGGCTACTGCCTGGTGAACAACGTGGCCGTGGCCGCCGCACACGCCCTGCACGCGGGCGTGGAGCGGGTGGCGATCCTGGACTGGGACGTCCACCACGGCAACGGCACCCAGGAGATCTTCTACGACGACCCCAGGGTGCTCACCATCTCGGTGCACATGCGGCACGGCCGCTGGGGCAAGGCCCACCCGCAGACCGGCGCCCCCGACGAGACCGGCACCGGCCACAACGTCAACATCGAGCTCTCCCTCGGCGCGGGCGACGAGGCATACCGCCGCGCCTTCACCGAGATCGCCGAACCCGTGCTCCGCCAGTTCCGCCCGCAGCTGCTGCTGGGCGCCTCCGGCTTCGACGGCTCCACCTTCGACCCGAACGGACGGCACAACCTCACCGCGGCCGGCTACCGCTGGATCGGCGGCCGCGTGGCGGCACTGGCCGAGGAGCTGACCGGCCACGGCCCGGTGCTCACCCAGGAGGGCGGCTACCTGCGCGGCTACTCGGCCCTGTGCCTGCACGCCCTCATCGAGGGCCTGCTCGGCCACACCGAGGAGCTGCTGGCCGACCCCCTGGCCTATCTACCTGACGACTCGGCGCGAAACCCCGACCGCACCACGGCCGATCTCGACCTGGTGCGGTCGGCGCTGCGCCCGTTCTGGCAGCTCTAG
- a CDS encoding PIG-L deacetylase family protein, translating to MAHEPGNDDSGISRVLVVAAHPDDVDFGAAGTVAAWTKAGIEVAYCLCTSGEATGDLDTPRAKIAELREQEQRAAAEIVGVTTLYLLRHPDGRLVPGLALRRDITRIIRTFRPDRVLTWSPEINWDHIVTSHPDHRAAGEAALAAVYPDARNPHAYPELLTQEGLAPWTVRELWLADGPRERRRHAVDITDLMPIKLAALRAHQSQTGGMAGLDEQLRGEFAAQAKHAGLPEGRLAETFQVVNTA from the coding sequence ATGGCTCACGAACCTGGCAACGACGACAGCGGGATCAGCCGCGTGCTGGTAGTCGCTGCTCACCCGGACGACGTCGACTTCGGCGCCGCCGGAACGGTGGCCGCCTGGACCAAGGCGGGCATCGAGGTCGCCTACTGCCTGTGCACCTCCGGTGAGGCCACCGGCGACCTGGACACCCCCCGCGCGAAGATCGCCGAACTGCGCGAGCAGGAACAGCGCGCGGCCGCGGAGATCGTCGGCGTGACCACCCTGTACCTCCTGCGCCACCCCGACGGACGCCTGGTGCCCGGCCTCGCGCTGCGCCGCGACATCACCAGGATCATCCGCACCTTCCGGCCGGACCGGGTGCTGACCTGGTCGCCGGAGATCAACTGGGACCACATCGTCACCTCGCACCCCGACCACCGCGCCGCGGGCGAGGCCGCGCTGGCCGCGGTCTACCCGGACGCGCGCAACCCGCACGCCTACCCCGAGCTGCTCACCCAGGAGGGGCTGGCGCCCTGGACGGTGCGCGAGCTGTGGCTGGCCGACGGCCCGCGCGAACGACGGCGGCACGCCGTCGACATCACCGACCTGATGCCGATCAAGCTGGCCGCGCTGCGCGCGCACCAGTCACAGACCGGAGGAATGGCGGGGCTCGACGAGCAGCTCCGCGGCGAGTTCGCCGCCCAGGCGAAGCACGCCGGCCTGCCCGAGGGCAGGCTCGCCGAGACGTTCCAGGTGGTCAACACGGCATAG
- a CDS encoding serine/threonine-protein kinase — MSDEGRLVSGRYRLTRRIGAGAMGVVWQAKDERLQRVVAVKQLLLQPNLEHSEAEEAKQRAMREGRIAARLQHPNAIGVFDVAEDDGAPWLVMEYLPSRSLAAVVNDEGPLPPREVARIGAQVALALGAAHQAGIVHRDVKPGNILIGDDGTVKITDFGISRAKGDVTVTRTGMLAGTPAYLAPEVAKGYEPGAPSDVFSLGSTLYAVVEGEPPFGLNENTLALLHAVAAGVVRPPQMAGPLTPVLMHLLRPQPNDRPTMTQASEALSAVAAGRQSALSTPPGGWATVVTPTTQLPNGPSAPTQSMPPALQSPRLHQGSGPHHQPKQPMTRLDARPLSDAPMTRVGPPTPPPRPHPATNTGGRPMAAPKSAPPPPERSKRTTILLAAAAVVVAALIGVLIADWVSSNSSGNANPNTGVPQPAPTTASSVKKPPPTKKTTTEPTSSSSTTSTSPTTTSATPTLTPEDMVQEAKRYYALLPGQPEQAYQRLGQPMQQKTPFASYKKFWEGFKDVEVGEVAAQGKDKVRIKLTYVKKKEGEEDQSEVRLLTLSPNPDTGAPQISGDARVGGAN; from the coding sequence TTGAGCGACGAAGGCCGCCTGGTCTCCGGGCGCTACCGACTCACCAGGCGGATCGGCGCCGGTGCGATGGGCGTGGTCTGGCAGGCCAAGGACGAACGTCTCCAGCGGGTCGTGGCGGTCAAGCAACTGCTGCTCCAGCCCAACCTGGAGCACTCCGAGGCCGAGGAGGCCAAGCAGCGGGCGATGCGCGAGGGCCGGATCGCGGCCCGGTTGCAGCACCCCAACGCGATCGGCGTGTTCGACGTGGCCGAGGACGACGGCGCGCCCTGGCTGGTGATGGAGTACCTGCCCTCGCGCAGCCTGGCCGCCGTGGTCAACGACGAGGGCCCGCTGCCGCCGCGCGAGGTGGCCAGGATCGGCGCGCAGGTCGCGCTGGCCCTCGGCGCCGCGCACCAGGCCGGGATCGTGCACCGGGACGTCAAGCCCGGCAACATCCTGATCGGCGACGACGGCACGGTGAAGATCACCGACTTCGGCATCTCCCGGGCGAAGGGCGACGTCACGGTCACCCGCACCGGAATGCTCGCCGGCACCCCCGCCTACCTGGCGCCGGAGGTGGCCAAGGGCTACGAGCCGGGCGCGCCCTCGGACGTGTTCTCCCTCGGCTCCACGCTGTACGCGGTGGTGGAGGGCGAGCCGCCGTTCGGGCTCAACGAGAACACCCTCGCGCTGCTGCACGCGGTGGCCGCCGGGGTGGTCCGCCCGCCGCAGATGGCCGGTCCGCTCACCCCGGTGCTGATGCACCTGCTCCGGCCGCAGCCCAACGACCGCCCCACGATGACGCAGGCGAGCGAGGCCCTCTCCGCGGTGGCCGCGGGGCGGCAGAGCGCGCTCAGCACGCCTCCCGGCGGCTGGGCCACCGTGGTCACGCCGACCACCCAGCTGCCCAACGGGCCGTCCGCGCCGACCCAGTCGATGCCGCCAGCGCTCCAGTCGCCCCGGCTGCACCAGGGCTCCGGCCCGCACCACCAGCCGAAGCAGCCGATGACCAGGCTGGACGCCCGCCCGCTCTCCGACGCGCCGATGACCAGGGTCGGCCCGCCGACCCCGCCGCCGCGCCCGCACCCGGCCACCAACACCGGTGGCAGGCCGATGGCCGCGCCGAAGAGCGCGCCCCCGCCGCCGGAGCGGTCCAAGCGCACCACGATCCTGCTGGCCGCCGCGGCCGTGGTGGTCGCGGCGCTGATCGGCGTGCTGATCGCGGACTGGGTCTCCAGCAACTCCTCGGGCAACGCCAACCCGAACACCGGGGTGCCCCAGCCGGCGCCGACCACCGCCTCCAGCGTGAAGAAGCCGCCGCCGACGAAGAAGACCACCACCGAGCCGACCTCCAGCAGCAGCACCACCAGCACCAGCCCGACCACCACCTCGGCCACGCCGACGCTGACGCCGGAGGACATGGTCCAGGAGGCCAAGCGCTACTACGCGCTGCTGCCGGGCCAGCCCGAACAGGCCTACCAGCGGCTGGGCCAGCCGATGCAGCAGAAGACGCCGTTCGCCTCGTACAAGAAGTTCTGGGAGGGCTTCAAGGACGTGGAGGTCGGCGAGGTCGCCGCGCAGGGCAAGGACAAGGTGCGGATCAAGCTGACCTACGTCAAGAAGAAGGAGGGTGAGGAGGACCAGTCCGAGGTCCGGCTGCTCACCCTCTCCCCCAACCCCGACACCGGCGCGCCGCAGATCAGCGGGGACGCCAGGGTCGGCGGCGCGAACTAG
- a CDS encoding LysR family transcriptional regulator: protein MLDVRRMRVLRAVVTSGSVTAAATNLGYTPSAISQQITALEREAGLPLLEKSGRGVRPTEAGRLLAEHAGVITAQLAEAERSLADLREGRTGRLGVSFFATAGAALVPPAVATFRRAHPTVRLDLTLKDPESPLEEVLAGRADLAVVVVFDDEPPLPDIRLTHLFDDPYRLVLPKGHRLTAKRVIDLADLGGEPLVDSMTTSGPCRKAVLEACASAGFSPCFVVESDDFPTAQGFAAAGLGLTLVPKLGLGAVHPGVVVRKVRNPEPARRIFAAVREADADRPVLRALLAALQSAAAVAAR, encoded by the coding sequence ATGCTCGACGTGCGCCGCATGCGTGTCCTCCGGGCCGTGGTGACCAGCGGCTCGGTCACCGCCGCGGCCACCAACCTGGGCTACACACCCTCGGCGATCAGTCAGCAGATCACCGCGCTGGAACGCGAGGCCGGGCTGCCGCTGCTGGAGAAGTCCGGCCGCGGCGTGCGCCCCACCGAGGCGGGCAGGCTGCTCGCCGAGCACGCCGGGGTGATCACCGCCCAGCTGGCCGAGGCCGAGCGCTCACTGGCCGACCTGCGCGAGGGCCGCACCGGCCGCCTCGGCGTCAGCTTCTTCGCCACCGCCGGCGCCGCGCTGGTGCCGCCCGCGGTGGCCACCTTCCGCCGCGCGCACCCCACGGTCCGGCTGGACCTGACCCTCAAGGACCCGGAGAGCCCGCTGGAGGAGGTGCTGGCCGGCCGGGCCGACCTGGCCGTGGTGGTGGTCTTCGACGACGAGCCGCCGCTGCCGGACATCCGGCTCACCCACCTGTTCGACGACCCCTACCGGCTGGTGCTGCCCAAGGGCCACCGGCTCACCGCGAAACGGGTCATCGACCTCGCCGACCTGGGCGGCGAGCCGCTGGTGGACAGCATGACCACCAGCGGACCCTGCCGGAAGGCGGTGCTGGAGGCCTGCGCCAGCGCCGGTTTCAGCCCCTGCTTCGTGGTCGAGTCCGACGACTTCCCCACCGCCCAGGGCTTCGCCGCGGCCGGTCTCGGCCTGACCCTGGTGCCCAAGCTGGGCCTCGGCGCGGTGCACCCGGGAGTGGTGGTGCGCAAGGTGCGCAACCCCGAGCCGGCGCGGCGGATCTTCGCCGCGGTGCGCGAGGCGGACGCGGACCGGCCGGTGCTGCGCGCCCTGCTCGCCGCGCTCCAGTCGGCCGCGGCGGTGGCCGCGCGCTAG
- a CDS encoding DMT family transporter, which produces MTSKGNLVRLGLLALFWGSSFLWIKFALTGFSPVQIVLVRVGLGALVLLAVVRVQRLRLPSGGRLWGHLTVAAFFSNVLPFTLFGIGELTVDSGMAGVLNATVPLWTLLLGLVVGQERKLGTVRAIGLTLGFAGTLVIFAPWQGAASELGGALAITGAAVSYGVGALYMSRFLAGAGLAPVVVSAGQMLAATGLITLAVPFAGLQPVHLTLTSVAAVTVLGIFGTGIAFIFFYRLIADEGATSATTVTYLMPLVSVLLGALVLNEEIGVRVVLGMVIVLAGVVLTRHQPKTAAAAPEPLPVRAAASAGE; this is translated from the coding sequence GTGACATCTAAGGGCAATCTGGTGCGGTTGGGCCTGCTGGCCCTGTTCTGGGGCTCCAGCTTCCTCTGGATCAAGTTCGCGCTGACCGGGTTCTCCCCGGTGCAGATCGTGCTGGTCCGGGTGGGACTGGGGGCGCTGGTGCTGCTCGCGGTGGTGCGGGTGCAGCGGCTGCGGCTGCCGAGCGGCGGCCGCCTGTGGGGCCACCTGACCGTGGCCGCCTTCTTCAGCAACGTGCTGCCGTTCACCCTGTTCGGCATCGGCGAGCTGACCGTGGACTCGGGCATGGCCGGCGTGCTCAACGCCACCGTGCCGCTGTGGACCCTGCTGCTCGGCCTGGTGGTCGGGCAGGAGCGGAAACTGGGCACGGTGCGCGCGATCGGGCTGACCCTCGGCTTCGCCGGCACGCTGGTGATCTTCGCGCCGTGGCAGGGCGCGGCCTCGGAGCTGGGCGGGGCGCTGGCGATCACCGGCGCGGCGGTCAGCTACGGCGTCGGCGCGCTGTACATGAGCCGGTTCCTGGCCGGCGCCGGGCTCGCGCCGGTGGTGGTCTCGGCCGGGCAGATGCTCGCCGCGACCGGCCTGATCACGCTGGCGGTGCCCTTCGCCGGGCTGCAGCCGGTGCACCTGACACTGACCTCGGTGGCCGCGGTGACCGTGCTCGGCATCTTCGGCACCGGGATCGCGTTCATCTTCTTCTACCGGCTCATCGCGGACGAGGGCGCGACCAGCGCCACCACGGTGACCTACCTGATGCCGCTGGTGTCGGTGCTGCTCGGCGCGCTGGTGCTGAACGAGGAGATCGGCGTGCGGGTGGTGCTCGGCATGGTCATCGTGCTGGCAGGGGTCGTGCTGACCAGGCACCAGCCCAAGACGGCCGCCGCCGCACCGGAACCACTGCCGGTGCGCGCGGCGGCCTCAGCCGGGGAGTAG
- a CDS encoding response regulator transcription factor — MSEEVENAETPAEPRGPVRVFLVDDHALFRAGVRAELEAHAEVEVVGEAGSVGEAVAGIGHFRPDVVLLDVHMPDGGGNEVLRRARKAFPDVVFLALSVSDAAEDVIAVIRNGARGYVTKTISGHELVDAVCRVREGDAVFSPRLAGFVLDAFADRPGAAPIRDPELDLLTPRERDVLRLLARGYAYKEIASELFISIKTVETHVSSVLRKTQLSNRYELSRWASDRRLV, encoded by the coding sequence GTGAGCGAAGAGGTCGAGAACGCCGAGACACCCGCGGAGCCACGCGGCCCGGTCAGGGTCTTCCTGGTCGACGACCACGCGCTCTTCCGCGCCGGCGTGCGCGCCGAGCTGGAGGCGCACGCCGAGGTCGAGGTGGTCGGTGAGGCGGGCTCGGTCGGCGAGGCGGTGGCCGGCATCGGGCACTTCCGCCCGGACGTGGTGCTGCTGGACGTGCACATGCCCGACGGCGGCGGCAACGAGGTGCTGCGCCGCGCCCGCAAGGCATTCCCGGACGTGGTGTTCCTGGCGCTGAGCGTCTCCGACGCGGCCGAGGACGTCATCGCGGTGATCCGCAACGGCGCGCGGGGCTACGTCACCAAGACCATCTCCGGCCACGAGCTGGTGGACGCGGTCTGCCGGGTCCGCGAGGGCGACGCGGTGTTCTCGCCGCGGCTGGCCGGCTTCGTGCTGGACGCCTTCGCCGACCGGCCGGGCGCGGCCCCGATCCGCGACCCCGAGCTGGACCTGCTCACCCCGCGCGAGCGGGACGTGCTGCGCCTGCTGGCCCGCGGCTACGCCTACAAGGAGATCGCCTCCGAGCTGTTCATCTCGATCAAGACCGTGGAGACGCACGTCTCCAGCGTGCTGCGGAAGACCCAGCTGTCCAACCGCTACGAGCTGTCCCGCTGGGCTTCCGACCGCAGGCTGGTCTAG
- a CDS encoding ATP-binding protein — translation MALPLRMYRRRSGRILAGVAGGLAEHLKVNVLWVRVAFTVLVAFAGAGVLAYGLLWLLVPQRTGAEPQTENPVQRQQAIGVLAIGVAMALALSMWSGAISGWVVGPLGVALAGAALVWREADEAQRRRWRDSAKSGMLGRGGRMAMLRVVAGILVATAGVVFYLVSSVDLNQAQLAVMAVVVTLLGVGVLTVPWWLRLVRDLNEERRARIRTEERAEIAAHLHDSVLQTLALILKQADNPREVSRLARGQERQLRSWLYGPAGYGRGAAAAETEEPAHGVSGESLADAVGIACGQVEDTFAIRVQQVVVGDCPLDDRMAALVQAAREAAVNAAKHAGVGEVSVYAEVEPEVVYVFVRDRGAGFDPEQVPADRHGLADSIHGRMERNGGKVRVRTAPGEGTEIQLEMPRASKEART, via the coding sequence GTGGCGCTGCCCCTGCGCATGTACCGCCGCCGCAGCGGCCGAATCCTGGCCGGGGTGGCCGGCGGGCTGGCCGAGCACCTCAAGGTGAACGTGCTGTGGGTGCGGGTCGCCTTCACCGTGCTGGTCGCCTTCGCCGGTGCGGGCGTGCTCGCCTACGGCCTGCTCTGGCTGCTGGTGCCGCAGCGCACCGGGGCCGAACCGCAGACCGAGAACCCGGTGCAGCGGCAGCAGGCCATCGGCGTGCTCGCCATCGGCGTGGCCATGGCGCTCGCGCTGAGCATGTGGAGCGGCGCGATCAGCGGCTGGGTGGTCGGCCCGCTGGGCGTGGCGCTGGCCGGCGCGGCCCTGGTCTGGCGGGAGGCCGACGAGGCGCAGCGCCGCCGCTGGCGGGACTCGGCCAAGTCCGGGATGCTCGGCCGCGGCGGCCGGATGGCCATGCTCCGGGTGGTGGCCGGCATCCTGGTGGCCACCGCCGGCGTGGTGTTCTACCTGGTCAGCAGCGTGGACCTGAACCAGGCCCAGCTGGCCGTGATGGCCGTGGTGGTCACCCTGCTCGGCGTCGGCGTGCTCACCGTGCCCTGGTGGCTGCGCCTGGTCCGCGACCTCAACGAGGAGCGCCGCGCGCGCATCCGCACCGAGGAGCGGGCCGAGATCGCCGCGCACCTGCACGACTCCGTGCTGCAGACCCTGGCCCTGATCCTCAAGCAGGCGGACAACCCGCGCGAGGTCAGCCGCCTGGCCCGCGGCCAGGAGCGCCAGCTGCGCAGCTGGCTGTACGGCCCGGCCGGCTACGGCCGCGGCGCGGCCGCCGCGGAGACCGAGGAGCCGGCGCACGGCGTGTCCGGGGAGAGCCTGGCCGACGCGGTGGGCATCGCCTGCGGGCAGGTCGAGGACACCTTCGCCATCCGGGTGCAGCAGGTCGTGGTCGGGGACTGCCCGCTGGACGACCGGATGGCCGCGCTGGTGCAGGCCGCCCGCGAGGCCGCGGTCAACGCGGCCAAGCACGCCGGGGTCGGCGAGGTCAGCGTGTACGCCGAGGTCGAGCCCGAGGTGGTCTACGTCTTCGTGCGGGACCGGGGCGCCGGATTCGACCCGGAACAGGTTCCAGCGGACCGGCACGGGCTCGCCGACTCGATCCACGGCAGGATGGAGCGCAATGGGGGCAAGGTGCGGGTGCGCACCGCGCCCGGCGAGGGCACCGAGATCCAGCTCGAGATGCCCAGGGCGAGCAAGGAGGCACGGACGTGA